In Calditrichota bacterium, one DNA window encodes the following:
- a CDS encoding OmpH family outer membrane protein, with protein MKARVLTLVMGLLVIALVADAALAQKMKIGYINSQKILQNYKEAQDAQKKFDEINAGWEAQVREMQRQLQELSDQLESQSLLLSEQRKQEKQQEIQNLYMSIQQFQMEKWGQNGEAFRKERELMEPIINSITAVIKKIGEAEGFTYIFDGVNGNIVYAAPDQPDLTDRVIEELNKSVKTTSSKG; from the coding sequence GTGAAAGCACGCGTTTTGACCTTGGTGATGGGCCTGTTGGTCATTGCCCTTGTTGCCGACGCAGCATTGGCGCAGAAGATGAAGATCGGCTACATCAACTCGCAGAAGATCTTGCAGAACTACAAAGAGGCGCAGGACGCGCAGAAAAAGTTCGACGAGATCAATGCAGGTTGGGAGGCCCAGGTGCGGGAGATGCAGCGCCAGCTGCAAGAGCTGTCCGACCAGCTGGAATCCCAGAGCCTGCTGCTCAGTGAACAGCGCAAGCAGGAAAAGCAGCAGGAGATCCAGAACCTCTACATGAGCATCCAGCAGTTCCAGATGGAAAAGTGGGGACAGAATGGCGAGGCCTTCCGCAAGGAACGGGAGCTCATGGAGCCCATCATCAACTCCATCACCGCGGTGATCAAGAAGATTGGTGAGGCAGAAGGGTTCACCTACATCTTTGACGGCGTCAACGGCAACATCGTGTACGCGGCGCCAGACCAGCCAGACCTCACGGACCGCGTGATTGAGGAGCTCAACAAGAGCGTCAAGACCACCAGCTCCAAAGGTTAG